The proteins below are encoded in one region of Bremerella sp. P1:
- a CDS encoding metallophosphoesterase family protein, with translation MTPGSPFRFIQTGDIHLNQPLGGLAEVPKHLREIFLSAPRQAMQQVVENALLHEVDFVLITGNVLDVRQSSPVIVGFLLDQLETLSDAGIKVYWLGGESDPPARWPASIHLPSNVHTVGPGKPVEILHQRGDVAICTIMAQGYTGREPGWSQFRPDAAGLFTIGALNGDFESDAIARSGIPYWALGGKDLRDKLNCSPAIAVYAGSPQGRLITHNGQRSCTLVEVDEEGDVTMEAIPTDVCRWQSEIIELENCKKVSDLTQIIKNRLNTLNTTKGNRQLMIDWRVIVANEATRDLLKEETWQEITDELNKQFGEEPMGSWTYELTVETASVIPEAWYQEQSICGDYLRLTRELAADPSLPIELTQFLSEGHEESQLAEAVSIESRENRRRVLQDARRLGVRLLRAE, from the coding sequence GTGACGCCTGGTTCCCCGTTCAGGTTCATTCAAACCGGTGATATTCATCTCAATCAGCCGCTCGGCGGGCTCGCTGAAGTCCCCAAGCATCTGCGCGAGATCTTCCTTAGTGCGCCGCGTCAGGCCATGCAGCAAGTGGTCGAGAACGCGCTTCTGCACGAAGTCGACTTCGTCCTGATCACCGGAAACGTATTAGATGTGCGTCAAAGCAGCCCGGTCATTGTCGGGTTTCTGCTGGATCAGCTGGAAACACTCAGCGACGCAGGCATCAAAGTCTATTGGCTCGGCGGCGAGAGCGATCCGCCCGCTCGCTGGCCTGCTTCGATTCATCTGCCGTCGAACGTCCACACGGTTGGCCCCGGCAAGCCGGTCGAAATCTTGCATCAGCGCGGCGACGTCGCGATCTGCACGATCATGGCCCAAGGTTATACCGGTCGTGAGCCTGGTTGGAGCCAGTTCCGCCCCGACGCCGCCGGCCTGTTCACCATTGGGGCTCTCAACGGCGACTTCGAGTCCGACGCGATTGCCCGCAGCGGCATTCCTTATTGGGCGCTGGGTGGCAAAGACCTTCGTGACAAGCTGAACTGCTCGCCGGCAATCGCCGTCTACGCTGGCTCTCCCCAGGGACGGTTGATTACGCACAACGGTCAACGCAGCTGCACGCTGGTAGAAGTCGACGAAGAAGGGGACGTCACGATGGAAGCGATTCCAACGGACGTCTGCCGCTGGCAAAGTGAAATCATCGAGCTGGAAAACTGCAAGAAGGTGAGCGACCTGACGCAGATCATCAAGAACCGGCTCAACACGCTCAACACCACCAAGGGAAATCGCCAGTTGATGATCGACTGGCGGGTGATCGTCGCCAACGAAGCGACCCGCGACCTGCTGAAGGAAGAAACCTGGCAGGAGATCACCGACGAGCTGAACAAGCAGTTCGGCGAAGAACCGATGGGTTCGTGGACCTACGAACTGACGGTCGAAACGGCCTCGGTGATTCCCGAAGCGTGGTATCAGGAACAATCGATTTGCGGCGACTACCTGCGTTTGACGCGGGAGCTGGCTGCGGATCCTAGTCTGCCGATCGAGCTAACGCAGTTTCTTTCCGAGGGGCACGAGGAAAGCCAGTTAGCCGAAGCAGTCTCTATTGAATCGAGAGAAAATCGCCGCCGTGTGCTGCAAGATGCACGCCGCCTTGGCGTCCGATTACTGCGAGCCGAGTGA
- a CDS encoding YihY/virulence factor BrkB family protein, producing the protein MHTEAPKVLDPSTAMFSKWKKFFSQIVTRWVANDHSTSAAAIAFYVLFSLAPIVVFSVAIAGRILENDADARAAAINFLNSTMGEPYGTDIVEQVKLSAFKQSTLLPTIILTLIVIWSASNTFMQLRKALNRINGFAAENLRGSLIAVVLGRLRATLFSIAVGLLLALASLLSTWSHMLWAETNWFHFISADNQDWITMQFISWFTVLVAFYGMLRFLPMRRPPWREVLSGAVIGTVLFQVAKYGIITIASANVVAKAYATSSVLVITVMWIFMSAHVLLFAAEVGHMLFSPATSPFEKYRAKSAD; encoded by the coding sequence ATGCACACAGAAGCGCCTAAGGTTTTGGATCCTTCGACCGCCATGTTTTCTAAGTGGAAAAAATTTTTCTCGCAAATTGTGACGCGATGGGTCGCCAACGACCATTCCACGTCAGCGGCGGCGATTGCCTTTTACGTTTTGTTCTCGCTGGCACCGATTGTCGTGTTCTCGGTCGCCATCGCGGGGCGAATCCTCGAAAACGACGCCGATGCCCGAGCCGCCGCGATTAATTTCCTGAACAGCACCATGGGCGAGCCGTACGGCACCGATATTGTCGAACAGGTCAAGCTTTCGGCCTTTAAACAGTCGACCCTGCTACCGACGATTATCCTCACATTGATCGTGATCTGGAGTGCCTCGAACACGTTCATGCAGCTTCGCAAGGCGCTTAATCGCATCAATGGGTTCGCCGCCGAGAACCTACGCGGTAGCCTGATTGCCGTAGTGCTGGGGCGGCTGCGGGCGACGTTGTTTTCGATCGCGGTCGGTTTGCTGTTGGCCTTGGCTTCGCTGCTGAGTACCTGGTCGCACATGTTGTGGGCGGAGACAAACTGGTTTCACTTTATTTCCGCCGACAACCAGGACTGGATCACCATGCAGTTCATCTCCTGGTTCACGGTACTGGTCGCGTTTTACGGCATGCTTAGGTTCCTTCCCATGCGGCGGCCGCCGTGGCGGGAAGTCCTTTCCGGAGCGGTGATCGGCACGGTCCTGTTTCAAGTCGCCAAATACGGCATCATCACCATCGCCTCGGCGAACGTCGTCGCCAAGGCGTACGCCACCAGCAGCGTGTTGGTGATCACCGTGATGTGGATTTTTATGTCCGCGCACGTGCTGCTGTTCGCGGCCGAGGTCGGACATATGCTCTTCTCGCCGGCCACGTCGCCGTTTGAGAAGTATCGAGCGAAGTCGGCAGACTAG
- a CDS encoding ATP-dependent helicase, with the protein MNGLNPPQLEAVNTLSGPMLVLAGAGSGKTRVVTFRIANLIKHGIKPQRILAVTFTNKAAAEMKERALKLLGKNTQSEDEPVVSTFHSHCVRVLRRHINHLGYPNSYTIYDRSDQEMVARGVLREIRVPNETLRPGDLLNFISRWKSAGIRPKEAFAHADTDKAHLAAVAFRRYQNALKSCGALDFDDLLLCTEELFTNFPKVREQEAALFDHVMIDEYQDTNASQYRIVRGLTEGHRNLCVVGDDDQSIYSWRGAEVKHILRFKEDWPEAKVVLLADNYRCTNAILTVANRLVAFNSTRYDKVLNAARHGGDQPKVLYFKDEEKEAEEVVGDIARRIQDPAVEPRDFAILFRTNEQPRAFEQQFRAMNIPYTLIGGMSFFDRKEVRDILSYLKLINSHQDEVALLRIINTPPRGIGQKTVKDLLDHATNEGKPLWEVLPQAAALRGGSSTTTTEAISKFVRLIKHYSARLGKDTLTDIVRDLIGAIGYQQELARLYPDPNDRESREAAIEQVVNAVSAYEDKKKSKATLAGFLDDTALAGDGFDNEKEKQLKKNGVILMTLHAAKGLEFPYVYMVGMEEGILPHSRSLKDGDEAIEEERRLCYVGITRAQERLTFSFALARKKWGKPRPTETSRFLYELTGQADNPNAVAPEARKPAAPKSGPKRPSAGARRR; encoded by the coding sequence GTGAACGGACTCAATCCGCCACAATTGGAAGCGGTAAATACCTTGTCGGGGCCCATGTTGGTGCTGGCCGGGGCTGGCTCGGGCAAGACCCGGGTGGTGACGTTCCGCATCGCGAATCTCATTAAACATGGGATCAAACCGCAGCGCATCCTGGCGGTGACGTTCACCAACAAGGCCGCCGCGGAAATGAAGGAACGGGCCCTCAAACTGCTGGGTAAAAACACTCAGTCCGAGGACGAGCCGGTCGTTTCGACGTTCCACTCTCATTGTGTTCGTGTTCTGCGGCGACATATTAACCATTTGGGCTACCCCAACTCGTACACTATTTACGATCGTAGCGACCAGGAAATGGTGGCTCGCGGCGTGCTGCGTGAGATCCGCGTCCCTAACGAGACCCTCCGCCCTGGCGATTTGCTCAACTTCATCAGTCGTTGGAAGTCGGCCGGCATTCGCCCGAAAGAGGCCTTTGCCCACGCCGACACCGACAAGGCTCACCTCGCCGCCGTCGCGTTTCGCCGCTATCAGAACGCTCTCAAGTCGTGCGGGGCGCTCGACTTCGACGACCTTTTGCTGTGCACCGAAGAGCTGTTCACCAACTTCCCCAAAGTCCGCGAGCAGGAAGCGGCCCTCTTCGATCACGTGATGATCGACGAATACCAGGACACCAACGCTTCGCAGTACCGCATCGTCCGCGGGCTGACCGAAGGGCACCGCAACTTGTGCGTGGTGGGGGACGACGATCAGTCGATTTACTCGTGGCGGGGTGCCGAGGTAAAGCACATTCTCCGCTTTAAAGAGGACTGGCCCGAAGCCAAGGTCGTGCTGCTGGCCGACAACTACCGCTGCACCAACGCCATTCTGACCGTGGCCAACCGCCTGGTCGCGTTTAACAGCACTCGCTACGACAAGGTCCTCAACGCGGCCCGGCATGGTGGCGACCAGCCCAAGGTCCTCTACTTCAAAGACGAAGAAAAAGAGGCCGAGGAAGTCGTCGGCGACATTGCCCGGCGTATCCAAGACCCAGCCGTTGAGCCGCGTGACTTTGCGATTTTGTTCCGCACCAACGAGCAGCCTCGCGCGTTCGAGCAGCAGTTCCGCGCGATGAACATCCCGTACACGCTGATCGGCGGGATGTCGTTCTTCGATCGCAAGGAAGTCCGCGACATTCTCTCGTACTTGAAACTGATCAACTCGCACCAGGACGAAGTGGCCCTGCTGCGGATCATCAACACGCCTCCGCGGGGCATTGGTCAGAAGACGGTGAAGGATCTGCTGGATCACGCCACCAACGAAGGCAAACCGCTGTGGGAAGTCCTGCCCCAGGCAGCCGCCCTGCGAGGTGGTTCTTCGACCACGACGACCGAGGCGATCAGCAAGTTCGTCCGCTTGATCAAGCATTATTCCGCTCGCTTGGGTAAGGATACTTTGACCGATATCGTCCGCGACTTGATCGGGGCGATCGGCTATCAGCAGGAACTTGCGAGGCTGTACCCCGACCCGAACGATCGCGAGTCACGCGAAGCGGCGATCGAGCAGGTCGTCAATGCCGTGAGTGCCTACGAGGATAAGAAGAAAAGCAAAGCGACCCTGGCTGGCTTCCTCGACGACACGGCCCTGGCCGGTGACGGCTTCGATAACGAGAAAGAAAAGCAGCTCAAGAAGAACGGTGTCATCCTGATGACGCTGCACGCGGCCAAGGGGCTTGAGTTTCCTTATGTCTACATGGTCGGCATGGAGGAAGGCATCCTGCCTCACAGCCGCAGCTTGAAGGACGGGGACGAGGCGATCGAGGAGGAACGCCGGCTGTGTTATGTTGGCATTACTCGTGCCCAGGAACGCCTGACCTTTTCGTTCGCTCTGGCTCGCAAGAAATGGGGTAAACCTCGCCCCACCGAAACGAGCCGATTTCTGTATGAACTCACAGGCCAGGCCGACAACCCCAACGCCGTCGCCCCGGAAGCCCGCAAGCCAGCGGCACCCAAGTCGGGACCGAAACGACCATCGGCCGGGGCCCGTCGAAGGTAG
- a CDS encoding ATP-binding protein translates to MQLNQIQIDGFGVWHDLSVEQLSPTITVLFGHNEAGKSTLLHFLRTMLYGQEPDAERRYLPPVHGGEPGGALRVNGSMGRFKVVRRFNHDGTEEQVWIEAKDGTKQSRAQLDALLEGVDRLTYSNIFAVGLREMQLLATLDDSVAAQKIYELTSGLDRISLAEVMRELETSRCRLISGGEEEALVDQLLERHQVLKKEIDQLRGGTQEWSNLLNQRRALETQINQFQFKVADLEKVAQFVEMCQALRPEINRRNKLMEKIDSYGELPEVSRETLRHLHSLQDQIAKKRTKCRDLRAHYTELREKHSSIPVNQELARQAARVDALGEQRQWILSLTQQLERNEEEAAQINSEIDDLWEQTGVKTRSGKRPDLSRKQLRSLRDPLRTLENATQELEEAKRHTSTHEEELLGVESEVEESLTSLGEEDLNKALTKAGDLVNLLRRRIQVEDKIDQIRVQYRESEAETHDLLEHQMMPKPEMVFLGALFIAGGSMTLMSIFGNALLIGSGLGHFGWIFGSMAMVASYSLKRKMDNETAQHFDSAKRQLMLLDQQLDKAVAEQKELDISLPRGNGALMARLKSAEDHLTRLEELIPLGHKLGEVREKQESSTREISDMETAVVRAKKNWKDALRVLDLPDDINPDRVKSLGRFLAQIHQHRKRLKAIRSENEIAERERESLLGRISHLAKDVGVQPKTNDALLLLGQLEDDLLRQEGKHKQRSGLFEQGQKVRGDFRRVAEEAKELIAEREQILEEANSADEEEYLTWIVKTEEVEELQATLEDLIEKIDEKIDGESTVEEIEAWLETTISKDADEQLAKLLADHQHSEKRMQECFERRGELKVQLESLEKNDRLMHAQLELSEVEAQLEKAIEKWQTLATTSCLLEQIRRVYENDRQPETLRLASSYMKKLTDGRYIRIWTPLHENTLFVEEAGADSKSLAHLSEGTREQVFLSVRLALIHLFARQGRVLPVILDDVLVNFDSKRSKATAEVFKEFAAEGHQLLIFTCHEHIAAMFQEMDADVRALPKFTGICRPGLIEIEEPLPKMELAPPKPEPKPEPKPEPKPAPKPQVKQIPLPEPKVTVQIENPKPEPVPPPSTKYTEVVLPEYVPIEYEVVKHVEPEPAPLPVVELPKEEPVRLRCDILQEDVSYRLKGSDVTDKYYLSLSDFGVDVSGNVNYRLKDADGNRTAQIDWDALLDEEPVEEEPHEEESPVADAILQPEPKWEPEPEPEPEPVPKPPKKKMRIRYVYTNHDEFGWDSPRRWYETKDPRKDHDEVTIREEIIDEDEAS, encoded by the coding sequence ATGCAACTCAATCAAATTCAAATCGACGGTTTCGGTGTCTGGCACGACCTGAGTGTCGAGCAGCTTTCGCCGACCATCACCGTTCTGTTTGGCCACAACGAGGCAGGCAAGAGCACGCTGCTGCACTTCCTGCGAACGATGCTGTATGGCCAAGAGCCTGACGCCGAACGCCGGTACCTGCCGCCTGTGCATGGCGGCGAACCCGGGGGCGCGCTGCGCGTCAACGGTTCGATGGGCCGCTTCAAGGTGGTTCGTCGTTTCAATCACGACGGCACCGAAGAACAGGTTTGGATCGAAGCGAAGGATGGCACCAAGCAAAGCCGCGCGCAGCTGGATGCGCTGCTGGAAGGGGTCGATCGCCTCACGTACAGCAATATCTTCGCGGTCGGCCTCCGCGAGATGCAGCTTCTGGCCACGCTCGACGACAGCGTCGCTGCCCAAAAGATCTACGAACTAACCAGCGGTCTCGATCGTATTTCGCTGGCCGAGGTGATGCGCGAACTGGAGACCTCGCGCTGCCGGCTGATTTCCGGCGGTGAAGAGGAAGCCCTGGTCGACCAGCTACTCGAACGTCACCAGGTGCTCAAGAAGGAAATCGATCAGCTGCGGGGCGGTACGCAGGAATGGTCGAACCTTTTGAATCAGCGCCGGGCCCTGGAAACGCAGATCAATCAGTTCCAGTTCAAAGTGGCCGACCTGGAAAAGGTCGCCCAGTTCGTCGAAATGTGTCAGGCTTTGCGGCCCGAGATCAATCGCCGCAATAAGCTAATGGAGAAGATCGATTCGTACGGCGAACTGCCGGAAGTGTCGCGCGAGACGCTACGGCATCTGCATTCGCTGCAGGATCAGATCGCCAAGAAGCGGACCAAGTGCCGTGATCTGCGAGCCCACTACACCGAGCTGCGTGAGAAGCACAGCTCGATTCCGGTGAATCAGGAACTCGCCCGTCAGGCTGCCCGAGTCGATGCGTTGGGGGAACAACGCCAATGGATCTTGTCCCTCACGCAGCAGCTGGAACGCAACGAAGAAGAAGCCGCCCAAATCAATTCCGAGATCGACGATCTATGGGAACAAACGGGCGTCAAAACGCGCAGCGGCAAACGTCCGGACCTTTCGCGCAAGCAACTGCGGTCGCTGCGTGATCCTCTGCGTACCCTTGAGAACGCCACGCAAGAGCTGGAAGAAGCCAAGCGTCACACGTCGACCCACGAAGAAGAACTGCTGGGCGTCGAAAGCGAAGTCGAAGAGTCGCTCACCTCGCTGGGCGAAGAAGACCTGAACAAGGCCCTCACCAAGGCCGGCGACCTGGTGAACCTCTTGCGTCGTCGCATTCAGGTCGAAGACAAGATCGACCAAATCCGCGTCCAGTACCGCGAGTCGGAAGCGGAAACGCACGATCTGCTGGAACATCAGATGATGCCCAAGCCAGAGATGGTTTTCCTGGGGGCACTGTTCATCGCCGGCGGCTCGATGACGCTGATGTCGATCTTCGGCAATGCCCTCTTGATTGGCTCTGGCCTGGGGCACTTCGGCTGGATCTTCGGCTCGATGGCGATGGTTGCGTCGTACAGCCTGAAGCGGAAGATGGACAACGAAACGGCTCAGCATTTCGATTCGGCCAAGCGTCAGCTGATGCTGCTGGATCAACAGCTCGACAAAGCCGTTGCCGAACAGAAAGAGCTCGACATCTCGTTGCCACGCGGTAACGGGGCACTGATGGCTCGGCTCAAGAGTGCTGAAGACCACCTGACTCGTCTGGAAGAACTGATTCCGCTGGGACACAAGCTGGGCGAAGTTCGCGAGAAGCAAGAGTCGAGCACCCGCGAGATCAGCGACATGGAAACCGCGGTCGTGCGGGCCAAGAAGAACTGGAAAGACGCCCTGCGAGTTCTCGACCTGCCGGACGATATCAATCCGGATCGCGTGAAGTCGCTGGGCCGCTTCCTGGCTCAGATCCATCAGCATCGCAAACGCTTGAAGGCCATTCGCAGCGAAAACGAAATCGCGGAACGCGAACGCGAATCCTTGCTCGGTCGCATCTCGCACCTGGCCAAGGACGTCGGTGTGCAGCCGAAGACCAACGACGCCCTCTTGCTGCTGGGCCAACTGGAAGACGACCTGCTGCGTCAGGAAGGGAAGCACAAGCAGCGAAGCGGTCTGTTCGAGCAAGGCCAGAAGGTTCGCGGCGACTTCCGCCGAGTGGCCGAGGAAGCGAAGGAATTGATCGCCGAACGCGAGCAGATTCTGGAAGAAGCCAACAGCGCCGACGAAGAAGAATACCTGACCTGGATCGTCAAGACGGAAGAAGTCGAAGAGCTGCAAGCCACGCTGGAAGACTTGATCGAGAAGATCGACGAAAAGATCGATGGCGAAAGCACGGTCGAGGAAATCGAAGCGTGGTTGGAAACGACCATCAGCAAAGACGCCGACGAACAGCTGGCCAAGTTGCTGGCCGACCACCAGCACTCTGAAAAGCGGATGCAGGAATGCTTTGAGCGTCGCGGCGAATTGAAGGTTCAGCTGGAATCGCTCGAAAAGAACGACCGGTTGATGCATGCTCAGCTGGAGCTTTCGGAAGTCGAAGCTCAGCTGGAAAAGGCCATCGAGAAGTGGCAGACGCTGGCCACCACGTCGTGCCTGCTCGAGCAGATCCGTCGCGTTTATGAAAACGATCGCCAGCCAGAAACGCTGCGATTGGCTTCGTCGTACATGAAGAAGCTGACCGATGGCCGGTACATCCGCATCTGGACGCCGCTGCACGAGAACACCTTGTTCGTCGAAGAAGCCGGTGCTGATTCGAAGAGCCTGGCTCACCTCAGCGAAGGTACCCGCGAGCAGGTTTTCCTCAGCGTTCGCCTGGCATTGATTCACTTGTTTGCCCGCCAAGGCCGGGTGCTGCCGGTGATCCTGGACGACGTGCTGGTGAATTTCGACTCGAAGCGATCGAAGGCCACGGCCGAGGTCTTCAAAGAGTTCGCCGCCGAAGGGCATCAGCTGCTGATCTTCACCTGTCACGAGCACATCGCCGCGATGTTCCAGGAAATGGACGCCGACGTCCGGGCACTGCCCAAGTTCACCGGTATCTGCCGTCCTGGTTTGATCGAAATCGAAGAGCCGCTTCCCAAGATGGAACTGGCACCGCCCAAGCCTGAGCCTAAGCCAGAACCAAAACCGGAACCCAAGCCGGCTCCGAAGCCGCAGGTCAAGCAGATCCCGCTGCCCGAGCCGAAGGTTACCGTTCAGATCGAAAACCCGAAGCCAGAACCGGTCCCGCCGCCATCGACGAAGTACACGGAAGTTGTGCTGCCTGAGTACGTGCCGATCGAGTACGAAGTGGTCAAGCACGTCGAGCCGGAACCTGCTCCGCTGCCAGTCGTCGAACTGCCTAAAGAAGAGCCCGTACGACTTCGCTGCGACATCTTGCAGGAAGATGTTAGCTACCGCCTGAAAGGGAGCGACGTCACCGATAAGTACTACCTGTCGCTTTCCGACTTTGGTGTCGACGTCAGCGGTAACGTGAACTATCGGTTGAAGGATGCCGATGGTAATCGCACGGCCCAGATCGACTGGGACGCCCTGCTAGACGAAGAACCGGTCGAAGAGGAACCGCACGAGGAAGAATCCCCCGTGGCCGATGCCATCCTTCAGCCGGAGCCGAAGTGGGAACCGGAACCCGAGCCGGAGCCAGAACCGGTCCCTAAGCCACCCAAGAAGAAGATGCGAATTCGCTACGTCTACACGAACCACGACGAATTCGGTTGGGACTCGCCACGTCGCTGGTACGAAACCAAGGATCCTCGCAAGGATCACGACGAAGTGACCATTCGCGAAGAAATCATCGACGAGGACGAGGCTTCCTAG
- a CDS encoding aminotransferase-like domain-containing protein, with the protein MKSASKSDVSTGEDENTLYYQLADKLRRLIQSGAFEPGEKLPSIRRLSEEHRVSLNTAKSALALLEDWRTIEVRPQSGHYVRRPPEQLPKLSSTQPNGEACVIQTNIPTRMNAAIGSGAEPTLGAAVQSTQLMPLTVLNKSYQKVMRDLPDACFGYDGVPGHETLRKSIAKRGTEAGYVVSPDDIVITSGAKEAVYLSIKCVAPPGSIVAIESPAYYALLEVLQSLGLKAVEVACDPETGIQLDHLDHVLGKYDISACTIVSNFSNPTGSLMPEENKKRLVDILNRYQVPLVEDDVYGDLSFRSPRPRAVKAYDTEGRILYCGSFSKTLSPGLRLGWCIPGRYLQQFQLMKLVVNQCTSVAPQLVAAEILETGAYDRHLRKVRAQFAEQMDDALRAVRNCFPEGVRASRPSGGHVLWIEMPRHVDAMKMYHTLSEEGIQFAPGPIFSPSGAFKNFIRINTGFPWSPFLHRQVERMGQYIRNGK; encoded by the coding sequence ATGAAGTCGGCCTCCAAATCAGACGTTTCGACCGGCGAAGACGAGAACACGCTCTACTATCAATTGGCGGACAAGCTTCGTCGGCTGATCCAGTCCGGGGCGTTTGAGCCAGGCGAGAAGTTGCCGTCGATCCGTCGACTGAGCGAAGAGCATCGCGTGAGCTTGAATACCGCCAAAAGCGCGTTGGCCTTGCTCGAGGACTGGCGAACGATCGAGGTCCGTCCTCAGTCAGGCCACTATGTCCGCCGCCCTCCAGAGCAGCTGCCGAAGCTTTCGTCGACGCAGCCCAACGGCGAAGCGTGCGTTATTCAAACGAACATCCCCACGCGGATGAACGCCGCGATCGGCTCGGGTGCCGAGCCAACGCTGGGGGCGGCCGTTCAGTCGACACAGTTGATGCCGCTGACCGTACTCAACAAGTCGTATCAAAAGGTGATGCGCGACTTGCCGGATGCGTGCTTCGGATACGACGGCGTGCCGGGGCACGAGACCCTGCGCAAGTCGATCGCCAAGCGTGGCACCGAAGCTGGCTACGTCGTCAGCCCGGATGACATCGTCATTACCAGCGGGGCGAAGGAAGCCGTCTATCTCTCGATCAAATGCGTGGCCCCTCCTGGCAGCATCGTGGCGATCGAGTCGCCGGCGTACTACGCGTTGTTGGAGGTGCTGCAATCGCTGGGGCTGAAAGCGGTGGAGGTGGCCTGCGACCCTGAGACCGGTATTCAGCTCGATCACCTCGACCATGTGCTGGGCAAGTACGACATTTCGGCCTGTACGATCGTTTCCAATTTCTCAAACCCCACCGGCAGCTTGATGCCGGAAGAGAATAAGAAACGTCTGGTCGACATTCTGAACCGTTACCAGGTTCCGTTGGTGGAAGACGACGTCTACGGGGACCTTTCGTTCCGGTCGCCTCGCCCGCGAGCCGTCAAAGCGTACGACACCGAAGGACGCATCCTTTATTGCGGCAGCTTCAGCAAAACGCTTTCGCCTGGGCTGCGGCTGGGGTGGTGCATTCCGGGGCGGTATCTGCAGCAGTTTCAATTGATGAAGCTGGTGGTCAACCAGTGCACGTCGGTCGCGCCACAGTTGGTCGCCGCCGAGATCCTCGAGACGGGTGCCTACGATCGCCACTTGCGGAAAGTCCGTGCCCAGTTTGCGGAGCAAATGGACGACGCTTTGCGTGCCGTGCGGAATTGTTTTCCCGAAGGTGTCCGGGCTTCGCGTCCTTCTGGCGGGCACGTCCTGTGGATTGAAATGCCGCGGCATGTCGACGCGATGAAGATGTACCACACGCTGAGCGAGGAAGGGATTCAGTTCGCCCCGGGGCCGATCTTTTCGCCTAGCGGTGCGTTCAAAAACTTCATTCGCATTAACACGGGCTTCCCCTGGTCGCCGTTTTTGCATCGCCAGGTCGAACGCATGGGGCAGTACATCCGCAACGGAAAATAG